The Mercenaria mercenaria strain notata chromosome 10, MADL_Memer_1, whole genome shotgun sequence genome contains a region encoding:
- the LOC123543258 gene encoding heavy metal-binding protein HIP-like, which yields MLYSAVYAFVLLFLIKIVNVSLATEPVCSKFAYEEQLLEKMIRTEIKVESIESEIKKTQDSVLNTLVEIKEKVADINDRFEYLRNNITEEMIAKTGDIEKKEEFFKNSFEELRRNFTMAMENQRKTLTDLQEEIARPSVAFYAHHVTDTTQDVTDEIIVFDSTITNEGSGYDTSTGIFTAPVGGLYQFNIHVCARNRKYTFVGLAVAGNVVAAASNYDENFYSCNSVGAIVRVKSGEQVWVKCTSAASNRMLYDDKYRMNTFSGILLYK from the exons ATGTTGTACTCTGCAGTTTACGCGTTTGTTCTTTTGTTTCTTATAAAAATCGTCAATGTTTCTTTGGCTACAGAACCAGTGTGTTCAAAATTTGCTTACGAAGAGCAGCTTTTGGAAAAGATGATTAGAACCGAAATCAAGGTAGAGTCGATAGaaagtgaaataaagaaaactcAAGACTCTGTCTTGAACACCTTAGTCGAAATAAAGGAGAAAGTTGCCGATATCAATGACAGATTTGAATATTTGAGAAATAATATCACGGAAGAGATGATTGCAAAGACCGGGGACATAGAGAAGAAGGAGG AATTCTTCAAGAATTCGTTTGAGGAACTACGAAGGAATTTCACGATGGCCATGGAGAATCAAAGGAAGACCCTTACAGACCTTCAAG AGGAGATAGCACGGCCTTCCGTTGCATTTTATGCACACCACGTTACAGATACAACCCAGGATGTGACTGACGAGATCATCGTATTTGATAGCACCATTACAAATGAGGGGTCTGGATACGACACGTCCACAGGCATCTTCACAGCACCTGTAGGCGGACTTTACCAATTTAATATCCATGTGTGTGCACGTAACAGAAAATATACTTTTGTTGGCTTGGCAGTGGCAGGTAACGTTGTTGCGGCAGCCTCAAATTACGATGAAAACTTCTACAGTTGTAATTCGGTAGGAGCAATAGTGAGAGTGAAATCAGGAGAACAGGTATGGGTAAAATGTACCTCAGCAGCTTCTAATCGAATGTTATATGACGACAAATATAGAATGAACACCTTCAGTGGAATTCTGCTTTACAAATAG